One part of the Cellvibrionales bacterium genome encodes these proteins:
- a CDS encoding response regulator translates to MHKPKILVVEDSKTYLQFVTGVLTKAGYEVLSASNAWVTNIVNQERPDLILMDVQLGAVSGVAAVTALRKRNFCSGIKILLHSSEPSAALAEMAKSCGADGYLPKEGSEERLLQGIRQALHSSAKEKVGA, encoded by the coding sequence ATGCACAAACCCAAAATACTGGTCGTTGAAGACAGCAAGACTTACTTGCAGTTCGTCACCGGCGTGCTGACAAAAGCTGGTTATGAAGTGCTGTCTGCCAGCAATGCGTGGGTGACCAATATCGTCAATCAGGAGCGACCCGATTTAATTTTAATGGATGTGCAGTTGGGGGCGGTCAGCGGTGTGGCTGCGGTGACAGCCTTGCGCAAGCGCAATTTTTGCAGCGGCATAAAAATTTTACTGCATTCGTCAGAGCCGTCGGCGGCGTTGGCGGAGATGGCCAAAAGCTGTGGTGCGGACGGGTATTTGCCCAAGGAAGGTAGCGAGGAGCGCCTGCTACAGGGCATTCGTCAGGCGTTGCATTCATCAGCAAAAGAAAAGGTGGGCGCCTAG
- the uvrC gene encoding excinuclease ABC subunit UvrC, which yields MAESSSVFDSRNFLAAATTRPGVYQMYGVKNANEIETLLYVGKAANLKKRLASYFRATGLGPKTQALVARITRIELTVTASETEALILEQNLIKAHHPPYNILLRDDKSYPYIFLSEGEAYPRLAFHRGAKQKKGRYFGPFPHSGAVRESLNFLQKFTRVRQCEDSFFRNRSRPCLQYQIQRCSGPCVGMVTPAQYEKDVEITALFLSGQEQRVMNILASDMEAAAESLQFERAAELRDRIASLRSVQEQQAIENGVLINADILACAQQAGLVCVHVLFVRQGRILGSRSYFPALSVEEDSENMLVDFAAQFYLGSEREIPNEVIFSSAEANALQVLQEALSARIERKVMVSTQVRTHRQQWLTMAGKAAQENLLQKLASKQNIEARFEALREALGLDAVPERVECFDISHSSGEATVASCVVFDRQGARKSDYRRFNIEGITAGDDYAAMKQALTRRYRRLQENDSVFPDILLIDGGKGQLTQAIEVLNELQIADMLLVGVAKGSTRKAGFEQLFVHGEATARILPDDSPALHLIQQIRDEAHRFAVAGHTARRDKKRSASPLEGIAGVGPTRRRALLRHFGGLQEIIRASADDIARVQGISAELAEVIYAHLHA from the coding sequence ATGGCTGAATCGTCATCAGTTTTTGATAGCCGAAACTTTCTCGCGGCTGCCACCACACGCCCCGGCGTGTATCAAATGTACGGTGTTAAAAACGCCAACGAAATAGAAACGCTGTTGTATGTGGGCAAAGCGGCCAACTTGAAAAAACGCTTGGCGAGTTATTTTCGCGCGACAGGTTTGGGGCCAAAAACACAGGCGTTGGTGGCGCGCATCACGCGCATCGAACTCACTGTTACAGCCAGTGAAACCGAGGCACTGATACTCGAACAGAATCTCATCAAAGCACATCACCCGCCGTACAATATTCTGCTGCGCGACGATAAATCCTACCCGTATATTTTTTTGAGCGAAGGGGAGGCTTATCCGCGTCTCGCTTTTCATCGCGGTGCGAAGCAAAAGAAAGGGCGCTATTTTGGCCCGTTCCCGCACAGCGGCGCGGTGCGCGAGAGTCTCAATTTTTTGCAAAAGTTTACGCGCGTGCGCCAGTGCGAAGATTCTTTTTTTCGCAATCGCAGCCGCCCCTGTTTGCAGTATCAAATTCAGCGCTGTTCTGGGCCTTGCGTGGGCATGGTGACGCCAGCGCAGTATGAGAAAGATGTGGAAATCACGGCGCTGTTTTTGTCTGGGCAGGAACAGCGGGTGATGAATATATTGGCGAGCGATATGGAAGCTGCCGCAGAATCTCTGCAATTTGAGCGCGCCGCAGAATTGCGCGACCGCATCGCCAGCCTGCGCTCCGTGCAAGAACAGCAGGCGATAGAAAATGGCGTATTGATAAATGCCGATATTTTAGCTTGCGCGCAACAAGCCGGTTTGGTGTGTGTGCATGTGTTATTTGTGCGGCAGGGTCGCATACTGGGCAGTCGCAGTTATTTTCCTGCGTTATCGGTGGAGGAAGATTCTGAGAATATGTTGGTGGATTTTGCGGCACAGTTTTATCTCGGCAGTGAGCGCGAAATTCCCAATGAAGTGATTTTTTCATCGGCTGAAGCCAATGCACTTCAGGTATTGCAAGAGGCGCTGAGTGCGCGCATAGAGCGCAAAGTAATGGTGAGTACGCAGGTGCGCACACATCGCCAACAGTGGCTCACAATGGCAGGCAAGGCTGCGCAAGAAAACCTGTTGCAAAAATTGGCGAGCAAACAAAATATCGAAGCGCGTTTTGAAGCGCTGCGTGAAGCGTTAGGTTTGGATGCTGTGCCAGAACGCGTGGAATGTTTTGATATTAGTCATTCCTCCGGTGAAGCAACGGTGGCTTCTTGCGTGGTGTTTGATCGGCAGGGCGCGCGCAAAAGTGATTATCGGCGCTTCAATATTGAAGGCATTACAGCGGGTGATGATTACGCTGCCATGAAACAAGCACTAACGCGCCGCTATCGCCGTTTGCAAGAAAATGACAGCGTATTCCCTGATATTTTGTTGATCGACGGCGGCAAAGGGCAGCTTACGCAAGCCATTGAAGTATTAAACGAATTGCAAATTGCCGATATGTTGTTGGTGGGTGTAGCCAAAGGCAGCACGCGCAAAGCCGGTTTTGAGCAGCTTTTTGTACACGGCGAAGCAACGGCGCGCATTTTGCCGGATGATTCACCCGCGCTGCATTTGATTCAACAGATACGCGATGAAGCGCATCGCTTTGCCGTGGCAGGCCACACTGCTCGGCGCGATAAAAAACGCAGCGCATCGCCGCTGGAAGGTATTGCCGGTGTGGGGCCTACGCGTCGGCGCGCACTGTTGCGGCATTTTGGTGGGTTACAAGAAATTATTCGCGCCAGTGCTGATGATATTGCGCGTGTGCAGGGCATTAGCGCAGAATTGGCGGAAGTTATTTATGCGCATTTGCATGCGTAA
- a CDS encoding helix-turn-helix transcriptional regulator: MADKDISHAFSLRLKEALQRRRLKATDLARLTDVSDAKVSGWIHGKGLTLTNLIHIAEALQVSLNWLVHGIGSEQLAANGRLNPLEKDLVLALRHFGTESVDHLNRFLSRFYLASLGSSLKQFHAHNLAVDMNPPFAILDTHGKLLTANLAFNQLLRLSDEHITQAIQQEYTQWLPRHLHTPVRHLMKETLQNGHAGTKKIQITRNS; the protein is encoded by the coding sequence ATGGCAGATAAGGATATTAGCCACGCATTCAGCCTTAGGCTCAAGGAAGCACTACAGCGGCGCCGCTTAAAGGCCACAGATTTGGCAAGACTGACCGATGTTAGCGATGCCAAAGTGTCCGGCTGGATACACGGCAAAGGGCTGACCCTTACCAACCTCATTCATATTGCCGAAGCGCTACAGGTGTCACTCAACTGGCTGGTTCACGGCATAGGCAGCGAGCAATTGGCCGCCAACGGTCGGCTCAACCCGCTGGAAAAAGACCTCGTGCTCGCCTTACGACACTTCGGCACCGAGTCTGTCGATCACCTCAACCGCTTTCTCTCGCGTTTTTACTTGGCCAGCCTCGGCTCTTCTCTCAAACAATTTCACGCGCATAATCTTGCTGTGGATATGAATCCACCCTTTGCCATTCTCGACACACACGGCAAACTGCTGACCGCCAACCTAGCCTTCAACCAATTGCTGCGCTTGTCTGACGAACACATTACGCAAGCCATTCAGCAGGAATACACGCAATGGCTACCGCGTCATCTGCATACGCCAGTGCGTCATCTCATGAAAGAAACCCTGCAAAACGGTCACGCCGGCACTAAGAAAATTCAAATAACTCGCAACAGCTGA
- the pgsA gene encoding CDP-diacylglycerol--glycerol-3-phosphate 3-phosphatidyltransferase, whose translation MNLPNLLSLLRILLVPLFVLLFYMPMQWTNWLCAAVFGLAGVTDWLDGYLARKWNQSTPFGAFIDPVADKLMVVVALVLLVNRYPHVWFVLPTIVIICREIVVSALREWMAELGKRASVAVSYIGKVKTAMQMLALLLLLGAYKESAWIAIAGIVCLYIAAALTLWSMLAYLKAAWPDLQQGMDKKE comes from the coding sequence ATGAATCTACCTAACCTTTTATCACTGTTGCGCATCCTGCTCGTTCCGCTGTTTGTGTTGCTGTTTTATATGCCAATGCAGTGGACGAATTGGCTGTGCGCGGCGGTGTTTGGTTTGGCGGGTGTCACCGATTGGTTGGATGGCTACTTGGCGCGCAAGTGGAATCAGTCCACGCCGTTTGGTGCGTTTATTGATCCAGTGGCCGATAAGTTGATGGTGGTGGTGGCATTGGTTTTATTGGTCAACCGCTATCCGCATGTTTGGTTTGTGTTGCCCACCATCGTTATTATTTGTCGAGAAATTGTGGTGTCTGCTCTGCGTGAATGGATGGCAGAACTAGGCAAACGCGCCAGCGTAGCGGTTTCTTATATCGGTAAAGTAAAAACAGCGATGCAGATGTTGGCATTGCTGCTGCTACTGGGCGCATATAAAGAATCCGCTTGGATAGCAATTGCAGGAATTGTTTGTTTGTACATTGCTGCGGCACTTACGCTGTGGTCTATGCTCGCTTACCTCAAAGCCGCATGGCCTGATTTGCAACAGGGCATGGACAAAAAAGAATAA
- a CDS encoding chemotaxis protein CheW has protein sequence MLDLALPVEDKKLDKNSHEVLAERAARFRREENHSHEDKEEMIVFEECGTRYAVPLRMLAEIRPITKMTALPLVSNNIRGLINFRGKIVAIYSLASSLNKSADTSTAAKQQSSALIGYGVAGHVALFAESVVETINVSHAEICAVPISLSAYDYIAGVGSDGMIFLDMEKLVNNSQFYMA, from the coding sequence ATGCTGGATTTGGCATTGCCGGTTGAAGATAAAAAACTCGATAAAAACAGTCATGAAGTTCTTGCGGAGAGAGCGGCGCGGTTTCGCCGTGAAGAAAATCACTCCCATGAAGACAAAGAAGAGATGATTGTCTTTGAAGAGTGCGGCACGCGTTACGCAGTGCCTTTGCGTATGTTGGCGGAAATTAGACCCATCACCAAGATGACGGCGCTGCCCTTGGTGTCGAACAATATTCGCGGCTTGATTAACTTTCGAGGAAAAATTGTCGCAATTTACAGTTTGGCGAGCAGTTTGAATAAAAGTGCAGATACCAGCACAGCGGCAAAACAGCAAAGCTCGGCACTGATTGGTTATGGCGTAGCAGGGCATGTGGCGCTATTCGCCGAGAGCGTGGTGGAAACCATCAATGTCAGTCACGCTGAAATTTGTGCAGTACCTATTTCTTTATCTGCTTATGACTATATTGCTGGTGTAGGCAGTGATGGCATGATTTTTTTAGACATGGAAAAGCTCGTTAATAATTCACAATTCTACATGGCGTGA
- a CDS encoding methyltransferase domain-containing protein encodes MISAMAHDEWSVASIDNEVLRMHLQQNLGFHLESVNLDQILSGLSIQANEFESFEDYASAVASLIAVHETYFLRHPDQLAWLKTCWLPQWLAEHAHSTAPLRILSAGCATGEEPYSVAAALHSLLAQAGKSLIVEAVDISSRALAVAQRGHYGLWSLRGVDVHHEQSWLKVGARSVEVVDWVRNAVQFRQHNLTQPLVSAHQYDVIFCRNVLIYMHEAAIAHIVKNLMACLSKNGILILGPSDPNPPADMGLQVTWQQGVRLLHRAHEQPVLPEKSAVFVAAHSAPKTHVVVHSKQQEKPVFHDHDAIETLIHGGYYTKAREVLDARLAANPFDVKSHVMLALLLMDLNEYDLAWQSARNASFIEPAAVFPAYLLASIRLRQGDTAVAKSEAQWVYEQLNDGNDEKPVRYCEEINAGQLKEVIHAGFGIAG; translated from the coding sequence GTGATCTCTGCTATGGCGCATGATGAATGGAGTGTCGCTTCTATTGATAACGAAGTACTGCGCATGCATTTGCAGCAGAACTTGGGCTTTCATTTGGAGAGCGTCAATCTCGATCAGATTTTATCTGGTCTATCCATTCAAGCGAACGAATTTGAAAGTTTTGAAGATTACGCCTCTGCTGTCGCTTCGTTAATTGCCGTACACGAAACTTATTTTTTGCGCCACCCCGATCAACTGGCGTGGCTGAAAACTTGCTGGTTGCCGCAGTGGTTGGCGGAACATGCGCACAGCACAGCGCCGCTGCGCATTTTAAGTGCGGGCTGCGCAACCGGTGAGGAGCCGTATTCTGTGGCGGCTGCACTGCATTCGCTATTAGCGCAAGCGGGTAAGTCATTAATTGTAGAAGCCGTGGATATTAGCTCGCGCGCCTTGGCAGTTGCACAGCGCGGACATTACGGTTTGTGGTCATTGCGCGGTGTAGATGTGCATCACGAACAATCGTGGTTAAAGGTGGGAGCGCGTTCGGTAGAAGTAGTGGATTGGGTGCGCAATGCTGTGCAGTTTCGGCAACACAATTTAACGCAGCCTTTGGTTTCTGCGCATCAGTACGATGTGATTTTTTGCCGCAATGTATTGATTTATATGCATGAGGCAGCCATTGCGCATATTGTAAAAAACTTGATGGCTTGCTTGAGCAAAAATGGCATATTGATTTTGGGTCCCAGCGATCCCAATCCACCCGCCGATATGGGTTTGCAAGTCACTTGGCAGCAGGGCGTTCGATTGCTGCACAGAGCGCATGAGCAACCCGTGTTGCCAGAAAAAAGTGCAGTGTTTGTTGCTGCTCATAGTGCGCCAAAGACGCACGTTGTTGTTCATTCTAAGCAGCAAGAAAAACCAGTTTTTCACGACCACGATGCGATTGAAACCTTGATTCATGGCGGTTACTACACCAAGGCCAGAGAAGTATTGGATGCGCGTTTAGCCGCCAATCCTTTTGATGTGAAAAGCCATGTGATGCTGGCATTGTTGTTGATGGACCTCAACGAATACGATTTGGCGTGGCAGTCTGCGCGCAATGCTTCCTTTATTGAGCCTGCGGCTGTGTTTCCCGCTTATTTATTGGCGAGCATTCGTTTGCGCCAAGGTGACACAGCAGTAGCCAAATCAGAAGCGCAATGGGTGTACGAGCAATTAAACGACGGCAATGATGAAAAGCCTGTGCGCTATTGCGAAGAAATAAATGCCGGCCAACTGAAGGAGGTTATCCATGCTGGATTTGGCATTGCCGGTTGA
- a CDS encoding TIGR03619 family F420-dependent LLM class oxidoreductase — translation MKYWISLVNTTEVDQFIAIAQKAEELGYEGITVPDHLVYPTQIETPYPYTPDGKVWWPKTNPWADPWVTLTAMGVATKTLRLATNIYLAALRDPFTVARATAAAALFTQNRVVCGVSAGWIKEEFDLMGIDFSARGRRLDEVIACMQQLHSGEVVSHSGEFFQYDQVIHSPAPTQKVPVWVGGASKAAFQRAANNDGWLGVPSKNKRLAEIVNILMELRKANGKYGQSFDVVLSPMELMTKEFLDSLDPTATYHSSVLPWTPSPWGKAFWVEEGEDHRELAVKFRAMERFKAMMQQVGVW, via the coding sequence ATGAAGTATTGGATTTCGCTCGTCAACACCACGGAAGTGGATCAATTTATTGCTATTGCGCAAAAAGCTGAGGAGTTGGGTTATGAAGGCATCACGGTGCCGGATCATTTGGTGTATCCCACGCAAATTGAAACGCCGTATCCGTACACGCCGGACGGCAAAGTGTGGTGGCCAAAAACCAATCCGTGGGCAGATCCGTGGGTAACATTAACGGCCATGGGTGTGGCGACAAAAACTTTGCGTCTTGCAACCAATATTTATTTAGCGGCATTGCGCGACCCATTCACCGTGGCGCGCGCTACGGCTGCGGCTGCGCTGTTTACTCAGAATCGTGTGGTGTGCGGCGTATCCGCCGGTTGGATCAAAGAAGAGTTTGATTTGATGGGCATTGATTTTTCTGCGCGCGGTCGGCGTTTGGATGAAGTTATCGCTTGCATGCAACAATTGCACAGCGGCGAAGTGGTATCGCACAGCGGTGAATTTTTTCAATACGATCAAGTCATTCATTCTCCAGCGCCGACACAAAAAGTGCCGGTGTGGGTGGGTGGTGCCAGTAAAGCGGCTTTCCAGCGCGCGGCGAATAATGACGGTTGGCTCGGTGTGCCATCGAAAAACAAACGCTTGGCGGAAATCGTCAATATTTTGATGGAGCTGCGCAAAGCCAACGGCAAATACGGTCAGTCGTTTGATGTGGTGTTGAGCCCGATGGAATTGATGACCAAAGAGTTTTTGGATTCACTCGACCCAACCGCTACTTACCATTCCAGCGTGTTGCCGTGGACGCCGTCACCTTGGGGCAAAGCCTTCTGGGTGGAAGAGGGTGAAGATCACCGCGAACTGGCGGTGAAATTCCGCGCCATGGAGCGCTTCAAAGCCATGATGCAGCAAGTGGGCGTTTGGTGA
- a CDS encoding DUF4870 domain-containing protein, whose amino-acid sequence MEQDSNQTVTTPTDTEITAPNQDSKNLALLCWLGSTLLAFIPGLAFYLAKKDDAYLQDQAKEALNWGITFTLMLIIGNVLAIILVGFLVIVVAWLIHIVFCIMGAVAASDGKPFCVPFALRLIK is encoded by the coding sequence ATGGAACAAGACTCAAACCAAACCGTTACCACGCCTACTGACACCGAAATCACAGCACCCAATCAAGACAGCAAAAACCTCGCTCTGCTGTGCTGGCTAGGCAGCACTCTGCTCGCGTTTATTCCCGGTTTGGCGTTTTATCTAGCAAAAAAAGATGACGCGTATTTGCAAGATCAAGCCAAAGAAGCCTTGAACTGGGGTATCACCTTTACGCTGATGCTGATTATCGGCAATGTACTGGCAATTATTTTGGTGGGCTTTTTAGTAATTGTCGTTGCGTGGCTGATCCACATTGTGTTCTGCATCATGGGCGCTGTTGCCGCCTCAGATGGCAAACCATTTTGCGTACCGTTTGCACTGCGCTTGATTAAATAA
- a CDS encoding helix-turn-helix domain-containing protein, which yields MLDTKVMERLKTAMDFRHTSITALAIDMSVSKASVSDWLKTGKIAFEHLARLSLLLNISLDWLLLGQGKMELHGPIHPSRAERELITLLHENGGSQALNSLHHFINSLLQSQLSNAPMQQILDYKMLEDMHCPLCVINTQGIVCDANDACLTMLGLETTKKTRFVSNNISKWIRQKYLLQAIDRLKIVTEDGVKSSMYCELIKADSTQQFIPVTIVAKTRQYHGETLIDCLFLQE from the coding sequence ATGCTCGATACCAAAGTAATGGAACGACTTAAAACAGCGATGGATTTTAGACACACCTCCATCACCGCACTCGCCATTGATATGAGTGTGTCTAAAGCCTCTGTTTCCGATTGGTTAAAAACGGGGAAAATTGCCTTTGAGCATCTAGCTAGACTGTCCTTATTGCTCAATATTTCACTGGATTGGCTCTTGCTAGGGCAAGGAAAAATGGAGCTGCACGGCCCCATACATCCATCCCGTGCAGAGCGCGAGCTCATCACGCTGCTACATGAAAATGGTGGCTCTCAAGCCTTAAACAGCCTGCATCACTTCATCAACAGCCTATTGCAATCCCAGCTCAGCAACGCCCCTATGCAGCAAATACTGGATTACAAAATGCTAGAAGACATGCACTGCCCTCTCTGCGTTATCAATACGCAAGGGATAGTGTGCGATGCCAATGATGCCTGCTTAACCATGCTGGGATTAGAAACTACCAAAAAAACTCGCTTCGTTAGCAACAATATTAGCAAATGGATTCGGCAAAAATATCTATTGCAAGCTATTGATCGTCTCAAGATCGTCACAGAAGATGGTGTAAAATCCTCCATGTATTGCGAGCTTATAAAAGCTGACTCTACGCAACAATTTATCCCTGTTACCATCGTTGCCAAGACGCGACAATATCACGGCGAAACACTCATCGACTGTCTTTTTTTGCAGGAATAA
- a CDS encoding chemotaxis protein CheW, translating into MESFLHFQSSAGSRLVRVSQVVEVIPMVALQHEQTDSNQFCGLLNYRGKIIPVFDLLRADENAYLDIKAFLIVTQCNGSDVALIACEVNQIYELMDEAVQIIAPANLAHFEVAKVEGEMVRVVNLQEFVA; encoded by the coding sequence ATGGAAAGCTTTCTTCATTTTCAATCCAGTGCCGGTTCTCGTTTAGTGCGCGTAAGCCAAGTGGTGGAAGTTATCCCCATGGTGGCGTTACAGCATGAACAGACAGACAGCAATCAATTCTGCGGCTTGTTGAACTATCGCGGAAAAATTATTCCAGTTTTTGATTTGTTGCGTGCCGATGAAAACGCCTACTTGGATATCAAGGCCTTTTTGATTGTAACGCAGTGCAATGGCTCAGATGTGGCATTGATTGCCTGCGAAGTTAACCAAATCTACGAATTGATGGATGAAGCAGTACAAATAATAGCACCCGCTAACCTTGCACACTTTGAAGTGGCAAAAGTGGAAGGAGAGATGGTGCGCGTCGTGAATTTACAGGAATTTGTGGCGTGA